The region GACGTGCAGGTCATCTACATCGTCCTCCCCAACTCCATGCACGCCGACTTCACCGTCCGCGGAGCCAGGGCCGGCAAGCACATCCTCTGTGAAAAGCCCATGGCCACCACCGCCAAAGACTGCGAGCGCATGATCGCCGCGTGTGAGCAGGCCAAAGTAAAGCTGATGATCGCCTACCGCAGCCAGTATGAACCTAACGACCTCGCCCTCATCAAGATGATCCGCGCCGGCAAACTCGGCAAGCTCCGCCAGTACATCGCCACCAACAGCCAGAACCAGGGTGACCCCACACAATGGCGGCAGAAGAAAGCCCTGGCTGGCGGAGGCTGCATGCCGGACGTAGGCGTCTACTGCCTCAACGCCGCACGTTTCCTCTCCGACGAAGAACCGTACGAGGTCCAGGCCACCATCGTTCAGCCCAAGGACGACCCACGCTTCGCAGAAGTCGAAGCAAGCTGCCAGGTCATCGCAAAGTTCCCTTCAGGCTTCGTAGCAACCTTCAACTCCAGCTACAACGCCCACAAAAGTCAGTTCCTCCGCATAGAAGGCGTAGAAGCCTTCGCCGAACTCAACTCGGCCTTCGCCTATCACGGGATCAAGCTCCGCTACTCCAAACTCATCGACGGACAGGAGATCATGCACGAGCCTTCCATCGAAGAGAAGGACCAATTCGCCGAAGAGATGGACCACATGGCCCTCTGTGTTCAGAAGAACCTGAAGCCCCACACCCCGGGCGAAGAGGGCTTACAGGACCAGCGCATCACAGACGCAATTTATGAATCAGCCCGCACCGGCAAAGCCGTTAAGCTTTCGCCGCCACACGCACCCACTCGCAGCCCAGACCCGGTGGAGGCGTGATGGACCTAACGGATCAAATGTACGGCGCAATCTAATTGCAGCTTCGACCATGCCTGATCAGCCGTATAAACATCAAGACCTTTTCCAAGAGCGAGCGCCAGGCAGGCTCGATCTCCCAAGGAAAGCCCGAGGCTTTTAGTGGATGGTCGCAGATCGGCCGCTAGGATCGCTTGAGCCTCGGTGAATGGCTCTACCCGCAGAATAAGATCCAAGACCTCGTTCATGGACGTGAGTTGCAGCTTACCCAAATCCGAAAGTCGTGTCCTTACCTCCGCCAGATTGACAGCGCTGATGATCGATCTGCCGAGCAAACCCTCCAGATTGTTGAAGGTCTTATCGTCGACTTCCCTCAGCAGGATCGCCAGCACTGCAGAAGCGTCCACCACGACTTCAATCACGCGCGGCTTCGGCACGTCGCTCATCTATGAGTTCCTGAACTAAATCCCTGCCCTCTGGATTGGCCGCTCGAATGGCTTCACGTGCGGCTCGCAACACAGCCCTGCGACGCGCAGTCTCAGCGGAATCTTCGGCCACCGACAAAGCTGGCTCTGCTAGTGTCGAACGAGTGCGTTCGAGAGCACGGCAAAGATAGCCAACGATGTACTCGTGTGACGTCGTCTCAACCAGATCGCGGTTACCCGCTAGCTCCTGGATCGCGCGGTCGATCACCGGCCATTCAGGAGTAGAGGCAAGACTCTCATAAGGGTGCCGGGGTGACGCTTCGCTCTTACTGATCGCCATGAAGATACGCTCCCAACTCCGTACGGCTGACATCGCGCTGCTCGCCGGTAGCGAACCGCTTGACCTTGAGATTACCTGAAGCCACCTCATCCTCACCAAGAATCACAACAGCCTTCGCCACCTTATCCGCAGCCTCAAAGCTCTTCTTCAATCGGAAGCTTCCATCCCCAACCTCAACCCGCAGCCCATCCCGCCGCAGCTCCCGAGCCAGCGCCAGCGCAGCCGCATTCTGTTCCACGCCAACCGGAGCAATGTATGCATCCATCTTGCTCTCAGCCTGTTCCGCCGCCTGCTCCTGCAGGATCAGGATCAGCCGGTCCTCACCGATCGCAAACCCAATCCCCGGCGCCTTCGGCCCTCCGAGCATCTCGCTCAACCCGTCATACCGCCCACCGCCCAGCAGCGCATTCTGCGTCCCCAGACCACTGCCATCCGGAACCGTAAACTCAAACGTCGTCCGCGTGTAGTAATCGAGCCCACGCACCAGCCGCGGGTTCACGTGATACGCCACCCCGCAAGCGTCGAGCGCCTTCAGCACCTGCGCAAAGTGTTCCTTTGAAGCCTCATCCAGGTAGTCCGCGATCTTCGGCAGCCCATTGATGATCTCCTGATCCTCCGGAGCCTTGGAGTCGAGCACCCGCAGCGGATTCGTCTCTGCCCGCCGCCGATTGTCCTCGCACATCTGATCCTTCACCGGCTCCAGCGCAGCCCGCAGCGCAGCCACATACCGAGGCCGGTCGGTCGAAGACCCAACCGAGTTCACCTCCAACCGCCAGCCCTTCACGCCCAACTCATCCAGCAGTGAGGCGAGCATCTCCAGCACCTCAGCATCCCGTACCGCGCTCTCCGCCCCGGATGAGACCGGCCCCAGCACCTCAGCCCCAATCTGCCAGAACTGCCGATACCGCCCCCGCTGCGGACGCTCCCGCCGGAACTGTGGCCCGATATAAAACAGCTTGCGCAGCCCCCCCGCCGCATCCATCTTGTGTTCGATATACGCCCGCACCACGCCCGCCGTATTCTCCGGACGCAACGTCAAGCTCTGCGCCTTTTCACTCGCAGCCCGAGCCCGATCCTCCCACGTGTACATCTCCTTGGAAACGACATCCGTCTCCTCGCCCACCCCGCGCACAAACAGCTCCGTCGTCTCAAACAGGGGCGTCCGGATCTCCCCAAATCCATACCGCTCAAAAACCTTCCGCGCCACACCCTCAACCCGGTTCCACAACTCTGTCTCAGGCGGCAATAAATCCCGCGTCCCGCGCACTGCTTTGATCGTTGACATAAGACCCCTAGTCTATCAACCGGCACCCACCCCGCGCCCACCTGCATCTCATACCCTAGGCACGCCCTAGGGCAAGCCGGGAAAGGATTCACCCATGGCACTCACCAAGACATCGACCCGTTTCAGACTTCTGGCACCTTACTTCCTCGCACTCAGCTCCATGGCAGTCGCTCAGCAGCCCGCACAAACCCCGCAGGCTCCCGCCACCAGCCAAACGCCCGCTGCCCCAGGAGAAGCGACCACCACCACAGCGGCCGCCACTCCCCTTACCAAGAAGGAGCTGAAGGCCCAGAAGAAGCAGCAAAAGGCCGCAGAGAAGGCTGCCAGCGAGAACGCCCAGGCCCAGAAGGATCAGGCCAACGCCCTCAAGCACCAGGACAAGGCCGCCAACGCAGCCCAGCAGGCCAATCCCCCAAACTAAAGTACCCCTGAAGCCAACTCCTCCAGATAGTTCTTCGTATAGCCCAGGTAGTTATTCGCATACATCAGGATCAGCCTGTGGTCCTCGTCCGTGATCTCCCGCCGCACCTTGCCCGGAACCCCGGCCACAAGGCTTCGCGGCGGGATTACGGTATGCTCCGGAATCACCGCACCCGCCGCAATAATCGACCCCGTTCCAATCCGGGCATCGTTCAGAATCACCGCTCCAATCCCCACTAAAACCTCATCCTCCAGCACACAGCCATGCACCGTGGCGTTATGCCCGATTGTGCAGTGTTCCCCAATCAGCACCGGGTATAAGTCCTTCATTCCATGCAGCACAGCGCAGTCCTGCACATTCGATCCCGCCCCGATCCGAATTGCGTTCACGTCCCCCCGAATCACCGCATTCATCCACACGCTGGCCTGCTCGCCCAGAATCACATCTCCCAACACCTGCGCGCTCACATCTACGTAACAATTTTCCGGAATAATTGGCTTGACACCGCGATACGAACGAATCATCATCTCTCCTGTAAGACAGCTCAGTTTTCTCGGGAAGACAGCAAACCCCGTTGAAACAGTAATTTAGCGTTCTATTAGCTCTAGAAATAAGCAAGCGAACTCTGTTTTTTGTGTGCATTCTCCCGAACTTCGGACTATCCTACTTATTAGCCAGTTTAGGCCCGATTGTGAGGTGTACTCCCCCATGGCAGAGATTCGCGTACAAGAAGGCGAACCCCTCGAGAATGCCCTGCGCCGCTTCAAGCGCAAAGTTCAGACTGAAGACATTATCAAAGAGGTAAAGCGTCACTCGTTCTATCTGAAACCAGGCGAAAAGAAGCGCGTCAAAGAAGCGCTCGCTCGCAAACGTAATCGCAAGAAGGTTCGTAAGGAACAGGACTAACTCTCCCTTACCAGCATGACCTGCAGTGTGAGCTGTGGCCTCCCGGCTCGGCTCACACGCAAATCTCCTCCGCGGCTTCCTTTCTCCGCAATGGTCATGCACGTTTCACTGCAACTCTCAGCGTTTCAGATCCCGGGCCCCAGTCATCCATCTTCAAGAGAAGTCTGATCGGCCTGCGCGATGCTCCGAGCCATCAGCCTTTTCCGCCCCATGGGAGAAGCGATATGCAGGAACAATTCATTGACCGCATCCTCAACTGCGTAGACTGTCACGGCGAGTTCATCTTCACCGCTGGCGAGCAGCTCTTTTTCTTCGATAAGCAGTTCAAAAACGACCCCAAACGCTGCAAACCCTGCAAGAGCCGCCGCTCCGGCCTCAGCGCCGTCGCCAACGGCACCGGCCCCGTCGCCGCAGGCCTCTCGCGCACGGAGACCCGCACCCTCTGCTCGGATTGCGGTATAGAGACCACCGTGCCCTTCAAGCCGACCCAGGGCCGCCCCGTCCTCTGTCGGCAATGCTTCCAGTTGAAGGCCCGTTCGGTCACTCCGCTTCGCACCATCGGCACACCTGCCTCGGATGCAGCGGCGCTCACCCAGGCCTCCGCAACCATAGGGGGTTCAATCTCCGCCGACGCAGCCGTGCTGGCTGCAGCCTCCATGTCCGCGGCCTCGCCCCAGTCCTCGGTCGCCACCTCCGCAGACCTCGCCTCGATCACTCAACTCGAAGCACCTGTCTCCTTCCCCACAGCAGCGCAGAGAACCGTGCAACTCATCGCCGGCACCTCTTCAGACGCCATGGCAGCAGACATCCCTGTTGAGCTGGTCGCCGCTGAAGTCTCTTAGCCGCACCACCCACTGCGCCCAAGTGCGCTGACCACCTCCTGTGGCCGCGACACATCCTCCCGCAGTATCCTTCCCCCATGCATCCCGCCGCTCAACCCACTGACGCCGACCTCGTCCGCGGTCGCCTCGCGCTCGGCGACTTCGAGCTCACCCTCTGCACCGACGGCACCTACCTCCTCGACGGCGGAGCCATGTTCGGCGTTGTCCCCAAGCCTCTCTGGCAGAAGCGCACCCCCGCCGACGACCAGAACCGCATCCTCCTCGGCCTCAACACCACCGTCATCCGCACCGGCCAGCACGTCGTCCTCATCGAGACCGGCATCGGCAACAAGCAGTCGGAAAAGATGCAGTCCATCCACCAGAACCAGGCCATCCTGCCGCTATCCCTTGCAGCCGCAGGCATCCGTCCTGAAGAGATCACCCACGTCATCAACACCCATCTTCACTTCGACCACTGCGGCTGGAACACAACTCTCCACCCCGACGGCTCCGTCACCCCCACCTTCCCCAACGCCCGTTACTTCGCCCACGCCGGCGAGGTCGCGCACGGTCACCTCCAACTCGACCGCGACCGCGTCTCCTACCTCTCCCCCAACTACGATCCCCTCATCGAATCCGGCCAGATGACCCTCCTCACGAGTGACCAGATCCACCTCAACCCCACGATCGCTCCCGGCATCTCAGTCGAGCTCTTCCCCGGCCACACCGCCAACATGCTCGCCGTCCACATGGAGTCAGCCGGCCAACACGCCTGCTACATCGGCGACCTCATCCCCACCCACCATCATTTAGACCCCACCTGGGTCATGGGCTACGACCTCGATCCCCTCACCTGCATCACAGAACGCAAGCGCTTTCTGGCCCGCGCCATCCCGGAGCAATGGCTAGTCCTCTTCACCCATGACCACCAAGTCCCCGCCGCCTACCTGAACCTGGACGAAAAGGGAAAGCCCAAAGCCACCCAAGCCCTTTGAGGCAAACTAGAAAGAAACAAATACCAGCCGTCGCGAAGGTGCCCGACAAAATTTGCTCTGACCGCTTTTATAATCTGGGTCCCAGCAAGCAAATCTCGTTTGTTTGAGGGATAGCTGAACTTCTGTGACGATTGGGGTTAACCGGTATTTCGCCATTCGAGGATCAGGGAGGCTGGTTTTGGATCCTCGGCGCGGCGTTTCGTCCTGAATCTGACGGCGACTCAGGCGGCTTCCATGACTGAAATCTCTATTCGTTCGGTGAACCCGACTTGCTTTCTGACTCCCGAAGTGCAACGGCCTAGACGGTGGGTTGGTCGGTGTGGGCGGGTTTTACGGGGAGGGAGACTTCGAAGGTGGTGCCGTGGTCGTCGCCTTCCGTCCGGCTCATGACTTTGATGGTGCCGCCGTGCTTGGTGACGATGGTGTCCGAGACCCAGAGGCCGAGACCGGTCCCGGTGCCTTCCTTGGTGGTGAAGAAGGGTTCGAAGATATGGGCGACGACGTTGGGCGGGATGCCGGAGCCGTTATCCGTGACGCGAAGGATGACGAGGTCGGTTAAGCCTTCTGCATCGGTTGAGGTGTCGGTGGAGACTGTGAGGCAGCCGTTCGTGGGGAGTGCGTCGTAGGCGTTGACGAGGAGGTTCGAGACGACCTGACGGACCTCGCCTTTGACGGCTGAGAGCTGCAAAGGGCCGGGATGGTAGTGGCGCTCAACGTGGATGTGCTTAGCGTCAAAGCGCTTGAGATAGATGTTGAGGGTATCGTCTACGGATTCGTTAAGATCGAAGAGGGCTGCACCGGTGAGCTCGCGGTAGAAACCGAGGGACTGGCGCGCGATGTGGGTGAGGCGGGAGAGCTCGCTGAGGGCCTCCTGGACGTAGCCCTTGAGGGTCGGGGTGATCTCCTCCGAAGTGTCGATGAGGTACATCAGGTTGGTGATGGCTTCGAGTGGATTGTTGATCTCATGGGCGATGGCTGCGGAGAGACGACCGGCGGCGGCGAGCTTTTCACTCTGGATGAGGGCCTTCTGGGCAGTCTGCTGGGCGGAGTAGAGGGCGGCGTTCTGAAGCGCGAGCGCGGCGCGATCGGCGAGATCTTCCGCGAGGCTGAGATTGGTTGGGCTGTAGTGGCGGTGATCGGGATCGAGGGTGAAGACCAGCGCGCCGAGCCGCATGCGGCCAACCTCAAGCGGCACGGCGATGGTGTATCGATTGAGGAAACGGGATTGGCCGTTGTCGATCACTTCTATGGCGACGGCGTGGAGATCGGCGGGCAGGCCGGGCGTGTCAGGCGGTGCAGTGCGGACATTATCGGTCGCGGCGTGGGCTCCAGCGCTGCGCTGCAGCACGATGAAGCAATGGTCCGCGAAACGCGGGACGAAGACCTCTTCTACGCAGTTGAAGACCTTCGCATAGTCAAGGGATTCAGAGAGACGGCTGCCGATTTCAGCCTGAAAACGCAGGGTCTTCTCCGAATCGTGCGAACGGATGAGGGCGTTGACGAGGGAGAGGAGCTCGGCCGGGTGGACGGGCTGGGCGACGTAGGCGTCGGCGCCGCCGGAGAGACCCTGTGCACGGAGGGTGGGGTCGGCGAAGCTGGCGGAGATCTGGAGGACGGGCATTGCTGCGGTGGCGGGGGAAGACTTGATGCGGCGGCAGACCTCGTATCCGGACATGTCCGGCAGCTTGACGTCAAGGATGACGGCGAGGATGCCGGGGTGCAGCTTCTGGAGGGCTTCCGTACCGGTGCCGGCTTCGATGACGGTGAAGCCTGCCTGCTCCAGGATGCGGCGCATGACGTAGCGCTGCTCTTCCGTGTCATCAACGTACAGGAGCTGGCGTTCTTTGGCCTGGATCATGATTTGCCTTCGTGCATGTTGTGCAAGCCTACCTGAAGCAAGGCGCGTTGCAGTTGGATGCTCTGTTCGTCCGGCGCGTCTGGATCGTCTGTGCCGCCCTGGGTTTTGCTGCCTTTGGGAATGAGGGTGAGATCGTAGGCTTCGAGCGAACGGGTCTCCTCAGGGCTGAGGGTTTTCGAGGTATGGAGGACGATGGGCAGGTCGGCTGTGGTGGGGTCCTGGCGGAGCTGGCGAACGACCTCAAAGCCGCTGAGGCCGGGCATGACGAGATCGAGAAAGAGGATGTGGGGGCGGTGACGTCGAATGGCGTCAAGCGCCTCCTGGCCGCTGCAGGCTTCCGTGATCTCAGCGGTGGTGTGGGCGGAGAGGCGTCGGCGGAGGAGATAACGGGCGACCTCGTCGTCGTCCGCCATGATGATGTGGCCTTGATCGAGATCGTTTACGGCAGAAGGTTCAGGTGCCGGCTCCGACACGAGGGCGGGGAGGCTGACCTCAAAGGTGGAACCCTGGCCGGGCTCCGAGGTGAAGTGGATGCGTCCGCCGAGAAGCTCTGCGAAGCTGCGGGAGAGCGGCAGGCCGAGGCCGCTGCCTTTCTGTTTGCCGTGGGCGGCCTGCTGCACATGCTCGACCTGGCCCCACTCCTGCATGACGATCTCGTGATGCTCCGGGGCGATGCCGATGCCGGTATCGACGACGGTGAAGGTGACCCAGTCCGGGGAGCCTTCGCGGGGACGGGCGCTGACGGTGACGGTGCCGTGCTCGGTGAACTTGAGGGCGTTGGAGATGAAGTTGCGCAGGATCTGCGCGAGCTTGCCCTCGTCGGTGTGGAGGCGGAGGGGCTCGCTGGGGATGTCGAAGAGGAGCTTGACGCTGGGGTTGGTGGCGAGGGGGCGGAACATGCCGCGGAGGCCGGCGTAGAGATCGGCCACGGTGAAGTACGTGAGGTTGGAGATGGCTTTGCCGGCTTCGACGCGGGCGAGATCGAGCAGATCGTTGACGAGCTCAGTCATGTTCTGGGCGGAACGCAGGATGAAGTTGACCTGCTTTTCCTGCTCCGTGCTGAGGGAGCCGTCCGAGTGCGAGAGCATGAGGCGGGAGAGCGAGACGATGGAGTTGAGGGGGGTGCGGAGCTCATGGGTGACGCCGGAGAGGAAGCGGGTTTTGAGCTCGGAGGCGTGCTGGACGGCGCGTGCGCGGTCCTCGAGTTCGGCGTAGAGGACGAGGACGCCACGGTTGGTTTCGGAGAGTTCTTCGTTGAGGATGTGAAGCTCGGACTCGCGGGCGCGGATCTCGTCGAGGAGGCGGATCAGCTCCTGGTTCTGGTCGATGAGAGCGGCTGACTGTAAGGCGCTGGGCTGGCCTACGGTATGGATGGCGAGCTGGGTGGAGAGCTCGGCGATGTCAGGCGCGCTGACGTTGCGGGGGAGGCGCTTGAGGAGCGAGACGGTGGTGCCTTTGGGGCTGGTTTCGACTTGGAGATCGTCAAGCAGGCGGCGGGAGCCGATGAGGCCGAGGCCCATGCCTGTCTGGGAGCGGTAGGCGCCGTTCCAGATCTGGTCGAGCTGGGGGATGCCCTTGCCGTTGTCCGCGACGACGATGCGGAAGGTTGGGCCGTCCGAGGTATTGATGTCGAGGAAGTACTCGACGCGGCCTCCGCCGGCGTACTCGAATGCGTTGCGTACGATCTCCGAGACGGCGGTGGCGATGCGGGTCTGGTCCTGGCGATCGAAGCGCAGGAGGGCGGCGATCTGCTTGGCGCGCTGGCGAGCGAGCAGGAAATCCATATCTCGGGCGACGCTGACTGAGAGGAGAGGGCGGGGGTTTGCAGTGCTAGCCATTGAGGACCGCCTGTGCTGACGACGCTCCGAGACGGGAGACCAAGACGGTGGCGTCGTCGCGTCCGCGGACGGCGTCTCGGTAGATCAGGCCGGCGATGGTCGCGGGAGACTTCTCTTCCAGGCGAGGGTACTGGCCGAAGCGCCACTTGGTGGCGATGCCGTCCGAGTGCATGATGAGCAGGGTTCCGGGGGTATAGGGGTAGCGGAACTCCTGGATCTTGCGCATGACGTGGCCTACGGTGCCGTTATTGGAGACGAGGGAGCGGTCGGTACCGTCGGGTGCGTGGAGGCTGCAACTGATATTGCCGACGCCGCAGCAGGTGGCGATATTTTCGCAGACGGAGACGAGCAGGATGGCAGCTCCACGGGTGGCGTGCATGGGGCCATGCATGCGGTTGATGAGGACGTCGAGGGCGAGGCCGGGCTCAGCGGCGAAGGCCGAGTGGGCGATGCTGACAGCCATGGCGGCGGCTTCCGAGGCGTGGAGGCCGTGGCCGAGGCCATCGACGACCATGTAGACCTGGCGATGCTCCTGGAAGGTGTGGGAGAGCGCGGGGAAGACGGCCCAGGAGTCTCCGCAAAGGGTCTCGCCTTCCAGGCTGGTGGAGAGGACTGCGGTTTGCCCGGGGAGGGATGGGTGCTGGGGTCCGACGATGGCGGAGAGGATGGTTCCTTTGCCGAGCTGGGTGTAGATATCGACGCCTGCGGCGAGGCGTCCTACGGCTCCGAGGCCGAAGCCGGGGGTTGTAGAGGTGGTGAAGCCGTCCGCCATGGCTCGTTCCACGTTGGCGATGCCGGGGCCGGAGTCGATGGCGATGATTTGGAGGGCGTCCGCCGTGGGCGTGGAGGAGAGATAGAGACGACCGTGGCCGGCGTGCTGCAGGATGTTGCCTGCGAGTTCTACTGCGACGAGTTCTGCACGGGCGATGATCTCCGCGCTGAGGCCTATGCGCTGACAGAGGGCTGCGGTGGTCCTGCGAGCCTCCGCGATGGCGGTCTCCTCGTCGACGGCTACGACCACGGATTGGGCTATCGGCTCCATTTGGTGATCGTGACCGTGGTCCCCTCTCCGAGCTTGGATGCAAGATCGAAGTCATCCATCAATCGGCGAGTTCCAGTGAGGCCAAGACCCATACCGTTGCCGGAGCTCCACCCGTCGGTGAGTGCGAGGTCGATGTTGGCGATGCCGGGCCCCTGGTCTTCGAAACGCAGGCGGACGCCGGTCTTCGGGTCTTGCAGGAGCTCAATGGCGACGGTGCCGCCGCCGCCGTAGTCGAGCGTGTTGCGCGCGATCTCACTGGCTGCGGTTACCAGCTTGGTCTGGTCTACGAGACCGAATTTTATGCCGAGGGCCGCCTTGCGTACCGCGGTTCGCACGAGGACGATATCTTCCGGCGTACGGATCGGGAGCAGGCTGGACGCAACCTCAGGCCGGCTGCTGTCCATCATCATCCAAAACCTCTTCCAGCTCCGGGGCGGGCTGTGAAAGCGCGGATTCCGCGCGAAGGATCTGCATGCCACGCTCCACATTCAACGCCGTGCGAATGCCAGGAAGCGAAAGGCCAAGCTCTACCAGGGTGATGGCTACTGCGGGCTGCATGCCGACGACGACAGTCTGCGCGTCGAGGACACGGCTCATGGCGGCGATGTTGCCGAGCATGCGGCCAATGAAGGAGTCGACAACCTCAAGGGCGGAGATATCGATGAGGACGCCGCGGCTGGCGTAACGCACGACCTGCTCCGTCAGGTCGTCCTGGAGGGTGATGGCGAGGCGGTCGTGCATGTCCACCTGGATGGTGATCAGGAGTAGATCCCCCATGCGGAGGATGGGTATGTGTTCCATGCAGATCCTCCCTATTTGGTGGACGTGGTGCGTTTGACGATGGTGTAGTTGGTGCGCTGGAGAGCAATCTTGAAGGCATCGGCGAGCGAGGCCTTGGTGATGACGTCGCCAAGCTCTACGCCGAGATGCACGATGGTCTGGGCGATCTGCGGACGGATGCCGGAGATGATGCACTCCGCGCCCATGAGACGGGCGGCGGTGACGGTCTTGAGGAGATGCTGGGCGGTGAGGGTGTCGACGGTGGGGACGCCGGTGATGTCAATGATGGCGATCTCACTGCCGGTGGCGACGATGCGCTCCAGGAGAGACTCCATGATGGTCTGGGCGCGGGAGCTATCGAGCGTGCCGATGATGGGCAGGGCGAGGACGCCGTCCCATAGCTTGACCACGGGTGTGGAGAGCTCCATCATCTCCTGCTGCTGGCGCAGGATGACGGACTCGCGGACCTTCTGGTGGGCCTCCGTGGTGAGGAGGCCGAGACCGTCGAGGAGGCTGGAGGCGAGGGTGAGCTCTTCGACCTGGGAGATGGGGTCGAGGTCCGTGGTGCGGATGTGAGCGAAGAGTGCGGGCTTGAACGAGAAGACGAACATCGCGGTCTCGGACGGGGAGAAGCCGAGCTGGGTGCGGCTGGCGGAGACGGTCTCCAGGAAGCGACGGAGAGGCTTGAAGGCAGGAGAGCTGAGGTCTGAGAAGCCGGTGTTCAGGGAGGTGTGTTCGCCGGCTTCGGTGACAGCTTGCTGGAAGAGCTCGAGGAATTCACGGGACTGGCTGCGGAGCTCTGCCTCGCTGATGCGGTTGCGGATGTTGGCGGTCTGAGACGGCTCGGCGAGCCATGCGTTCAGGAGTGCGGCTTCATGGGTGCGGAGAATGGCGGCGAGACTGCTTTTTGCCAAGGTGATTCCTCAATTCTGGTTGGGGTGAGGCTCCGGAGTCTGATCGCACGAGTCTCGCGGCTGTGTCTACCAACTGAATCTTAGCAAAGAAAACCGCCGCCGAGGGTAGCCCTGGGCGGCGGTTCTGGTTTGCTTTGTTGGGGTTAGAACTCGATACGGGCAGCGAGCTGCACGGCACGATTGGTGGGGGAGTTGGTATCGACGGTCAGGGTTCCATAGGAGCTTGTGCCGAAGGAGGTGAGAGGAGCATTCAGTGCGCTGTACACAAAATGCGTGTGGTTGGTCACGTTGAACATATCCGCTTCAAACGTCAGACGGGTGCCGTCATGAAGACCGCCGGTTGGGATGGGGAACGACCGGCGAATGCTCATGTCCAACTTATAGTTGGGCGGCTGGAACAGTCCGGAGTAAGGAGCCGTGCGAGCCGTCGTGTTGAACATGTACGTGGGAGAAGCTGCGGCGGAGAGAAATGCATTCGAGTCAAGATAGATGTTCTTGCTCAGGTTCGCAGCGGTGAACGGAAGCGTGCCAGCCTTGCGGCCGTTGCCGCTGTAGGCTGGGTTGAGGAA is a window of Granulicella tundricola MP5ACTX9 DNA encoding:
- the rpsU gene encoding 30S ribosomal protein S21; the protein is MAEIRVQEGEPLENALRRFKRKVQTEDIIKEVKRHSFYLKPGEKKRVKEALARKRNRKKVRKEQD
- a CDS encoding gamma carbonic anhydrase family protein; translation: MMIRSYRGVKPIIPENCYVDVSAQVLGDVILGEQASVWMNAVIRGDVNAIRIGAGSNVQDCAVLHGMKDLYPVLIGEHCTIGHNATVHGCVLEDEVLVGIGAVILNDARIGTGSIIAAGAVIPEHTVIPPRSLVAGVPGKVRREITDEDHRLILMYANNYLGYTKNYLEELASGVL
- a CDS encoding MBL fold metallo-hydrolase, with translation MHPAAQPTDADLVRGRLALGDFELTLCTDGTYLLDGGAMFGVVPKPLWQKRTPADDQNRILLGLNTTVIRTGQHVVLIETGIGNKQSEKMQSIHQNQAILPLSLAAAGIRPEEITHVINTHLHFDHCGWNTTLHPDGSVTPTFPNARYFAHAGEVAHGHLQLDRDRVSYLSPNYDPLIESGQMTLLTSDQIHLNPTIAPGISVELFPGHTANMLAVHMESAGQHACYIGDLIPTHHHLDPTWVMGYDLDPLTCITERKRFLARAIPEQWLVLFTHDHQVPAAYLNLDEKGKPKATQAL
- a CDS encoding ATP-binding protein: MIQAKERQLLYVDDTEEQRYVMRRILEQAGFTVIEAGTGTEALQKLHPGILAVILDVKLPDMSGYEVCRRIKSSPATAAMPVLQISASFADPTLRAQGLSGGADAYVAQPVHPAELLSLVNALIRSHDSEKTLRFQAEIGSRLSESLDYAKVFNCVEEVFVPRFADHCFIVLQRSAGAHAATDNVRTAPPDTPGLPADLHAVAIEVIDNGQSRFLNRYTIAVPLEVGRMRLGALVFTLDPDHRHYSPTNLSLAEDLADRAALALQNAALYSAQQTAQKALIQSEKLAAAGRLSAAIAHEINNPLEAITNLMYLIDTSEEITPTLKGYVQEALSELSRLTHIARQSLGFYRELTGAALFDLNESVDDTLNIYLKRFDAKHIHVERHYHPGPLQLSAVKGEVRQVVSNLLVNAYDALPTNGCLTVSTDTSTDAEGLTDLVILRVTDNGSGIPPNVVAHIFEPFFTTKEGTGTGLGLWVSDTIVTKHGGTIKVMSRTEGDDHGTTFEVSLPVKPAHTDQPTV
- a CDS encoding Gfo/Idh/MocA family protein; this translates as MNSAALQPEAPLNRRDFLRSASALAASAGFAGTAIAQQPEKPNAQDKVELSQIHATTEQPEKIPGPFESRDHRTGFAIVGLGRLALGEILPAMGKSKYCKPTALVSGDRQKALKIAAQYGIKESSVYDYTTYDQLARNPDVQVIYIVLPNSMHADFTVRGARAGKHILCEKPMATTAKDCERMIAACEQAKVKLMIAYRSQYEPNDLALIKMIRAGKLGKLRQYIATNSQNQGDPTQWRQKKALAGGGCMPDVGVYCLNAARFLSDEEPYEVQATIVQPKDDPRFAEVEASCQVIAKFPSGFVATFNSSYNAHKSQFLRIEGVEAFAELNSAFAYHGIKLRYSKLIDGQEIMHEPSIEEKDQFAEEMDHMALCVQKNLKPHTPGEEGLQDQRITDAIYESARTGKAVKLSPPHAPTRSPDPVEA
- the hisS gene encoding histidine--tRNA ligase yields the protein MSTIKAVRGTRDLLPPETELWNRVEGVARKVFERYGFGEIRTPLFETTELFVRGVGEETDVVSKEMYTWEDRARAASEKAQSLTLRPENTAGVVRAYIEHKMDAAGGLRKLFYIGPQFRRERPQRGRYRQFWQIGAEVLGPVSSGAESAVRDAEVLEMLASLLDELGVKGWRLEVNSVGSSTDRPRYVAALRAALEPVKDQMCEDNRRRAETNPLRVLDSKAPEDQEIINGLPKIADYLDEASKEHFAQVLKALDACGVAYHVNPRLVRGLDYYTRTTFEFTVPDGSGLGTQNALLGGGRYDGLSEMLGGPKAPGIGFAIGEDRLILILQEQAAEQAESKMDAYIAPVGVEQNAAALALARELRRDGLRVEVGDGSFRLKKSFEAADKVAKAVVILGEDEVASGNLKVKRFATGEQRDVSRTELGAYLHGDQ
- a CDS encoding PIN domain-containing protein, with the protein product MSDVPKPRVIEVVVDASAVLAILLREVDDKTFNNLEGLLGRSIISAVNLAEVRTRLSDLGKLQLTSMNEVLDLILRVEPFTEAQAILAADLRPSTKSLGLSLGDRACLALALGKGLDVYTADQAWSKLQLDCAVHLIR
- a CDS encoding zinc-ribbon domain containing protein, translating into MQEQFIDRILNCVDCHGEFIFTAGEQLFFFDKQFKNDPKRCKPCKSRRSGLSAVANGTGPVAAGLSRTETRTLCSDCGIETTVPFKPTQGRPVLCRQCFQLKARSVTPLRTIGTPASDAAALTQASATIGGSISADAAVLAAASMSAASPQSSVATSADLASITQLEAPVSFPTAAQRTVQLIAGTSSDAMAADIPVELVAAEVS